From Procambarus clarkii isolate CNS0578487 chromosome 14, FALCON_Pclarkii_2.0, whole genome shotgun sequence:
acacagtaatagggaccacacacagtaatagggaccactcACACAGTAATAGagaccacacacagtaatagggaccacacacagtaatagggaccactcacacagtaatagggaccacacacagtaatagggaccacacacagtaatagggaccacacacacagtaatagggaccacacacagtaatagggaccacacacagtaatagggaccactcacacagtaatagggaccactcacacagtaatagggaccacacacagtaatagggaccacacacagtaatagggaccacacacacagtaatagggaccacacacagtaatagggaccacacacagtaatagggaccactcacacagtaatagggaccacacacagtaatagggaccacacacacagtaattggGACCACACACTGTAatagagaccacacacacagtaatagagaccacacacacagtaatagggaccacacacacacagtaatagggaccactcACACAGTAATAGGtaccacacacagtaatagggaccacacacacagtaatagggaccacacacacagtaatagagaccacacacacagtaatagggaccactcacacagtaatagggaccacacacagtaatagggaccactcacacagtaatagggaccacacacagtaatagggaccacacacagtaatagggaccacacacagtaatagggaccacacacacagtaatagggaccacacacacagtaatagagaccacacacacagtaatagggaccacacacacagtaatagggaccacacacacagtaatagggaccacacactgtaatagagaccacacacacagtaatagggaccacacacacacagtaatagagaccacacacacagtaatagggaccacacacagtaatagggacccaCACACaataatagggaccacacacacagtaatagggaccacacacacagtaatagggaccacagaCAGTAATAGGGACCCACACACaataatagggaccacacacacagtaatagggaccacacacacagtaatagggaccacacacagtaatagggaccacacacacagcaatagGGACCACACACTGTAATAGagaccacacacagtaatagggaccacacacacagtaatagggaccacacactgtaatagagaccacacacacagtaatagggaccacacacacacagtaatagagaccacacacacagtaatagggaccacacacagtaatagggacccacacacagtaatagggaccacacatacagcaatagggaccacacacacagtaatagagaccacacacacagtaatagagaccacacacagtaatagggacccacacacagtaatagagaccacacacagtaatagggaccacacactgTAATAGagaccacacacagtaatagggaccacacacacacagtaatagagaccacacacacagtaatagggactacacacagtaatagggacccacacacagtaatagggaccacacacacagcaatagGGACCACACACTGTAATAGagaccacacacagtaatagggaccacacacacagcaataaGGACCACACACTGTAATAGagaccacacacagtaatagggacccaCACACAATAATAGGGACCactcacacagtaatagggaccactcacacagtaatagggaccacacacacagtaatagggaccacacacacagtaatagggaccacacacacagtaatagggaccactcacacagtaatagggaccacacacacagtaatagggaccactcacacagtaatagggaccacacacacagtaatagagatcacacacacagtaatagggacccaCACACAATAATAGGGACCactcacacagtaatagggaccactcacacagtaatagggatcacacacacagcaatagggaccacacacacagtaatagggaccacacacacagtaatagggaccacacacacagtaatagggaccacacactgTAATAGagaccacacacagtaatagggaccactcacacagtaatagggaccactcACACAGTAatagagaccacacacacacagtaatagggaccacacacacacagtaatagggaccactcacacagtaatagggaccacacacacacagtagtggggGTTTTCgcctttacggcttcagcgggtaggcggttccatgggtttataaccctctagctgaaaaaaaacatatttttgcaatcctacttgagaggacaaactctccaacactatatctgtgattggcctgttatcagtgacctcagaccaaatggtatgaggtactttgagctctgtaattacttcatacactcaggagtattggaagatattcttgtgtatAATGTAGATATCTTACTGCTAATAGTCTTACATTTCTTGTTCTCTTCTgagtccatgtatgactggccgtcctgtggGGTGTGGATGTTATTGCTACACAGCCTTCACAGCTGTGGTGTCTTGTGATAGTTATTGTTACACAGCTTAACTGTGTATCAGGAAGAGGTCTTgcccccctgcttccctctctcttttaagaaacaatgggtataaattggataagtttagatttaggaaaggcttgggtaaatactggttcagtaacagggttgttgatttgtggaaccaattgccgcgtaacgtggtggaggtggtgtccctcgattgtttcaagcgcgggttggacatgtatatgagtgggattgggtggttatagaataggagctgcctcgtatgggccaataggccttctgcagttacctttgttcttatgtaacagGCTATAATAGTCCATATAGACATAACTATAGGCCTAAATATTCAATGAGAGAAGTTTTACAAGTTTTTACCCTTCtctttacctaacatcatttgtgtaacatatttttattttatgtctctgccagatttaatttcaaaataaaaccaaacaaaataaattaaaaatgggtatgtatagctaaggtacacccctaGCTATAgttattactaggtgaacaggtgcatttggtgatagtaaatgctcccaccagccaccttctctcatatttcatgttcactagtgtttatttacttaataagtactggtataatatcttgctattataaaactaattataatatcataaaagacatatttactacaagtttGACGCAGAGAAtgtatatataactaacacgaaggactccgtcTTGATGAACCTCGCCGGTTACAATGTTTCCTTATAACCGATCAtccgtgttgtgtagtagagaacagttgagttatatccagtttacgtgaaGCTGCGAGTGGTCGAGAGCTGCCCCGGGCGACGGAACACACTGCGAGTGGTCGAGAGCTGCCCCGGGCGACGGAACACACTGCGAGTGGTCGAGAGCTGCCCCGGGCGACGGAACACACTGCGAGTGGTCGAGAGCTGCCCCGGGCGACGGAACACACTGCGAGTGGTCGAGAGCTGCCCCGGGCGACGGAACACACTGCGAGTGGTCGAGAGCTGCCCCGGGCGACGGAACACACTGCGAGTGGTCGAGAGCTGCCCCGGGCGACGGAACACACTGCGAGTGGTCGAGAGCTGCCCCGGGCGACGGAACACACTGCGAGTGGTCGAGAGCTGCCCCGGGCGACGGAACACACTGCGAGTGGTCGAGAGCTGCCCCGGGCGACGGAACACACTGCGAGTGGTCGAGAGCTGCCCCGGGCGACGGAACACACTGCGAGTGGTCGAGAGCTGCCCCGGGCGACGGAACACAGTGCGAGTGGTCGAGAGCTGCCCCAGGCGACGGAACACACTGCGAGTGGTCGAGAGCTGCCCCGGGCGACGGAACACAGTGCGAGTGGTCGAGAGCTGCCCCGGGCGACGGAACACACTGCGAGTGGTCGAGAGCTGCCCCGGGCGACGGAACACAGTGCGAGTGGTCGAGAGCTGCCCCAGGCGACGGAACACACTGCGAGTGGTCGAGAGCTGCCCCAGGCGACGGAACACAGTGCGAGTGGTCGAGAGCTGCCCCGGGCGACGGAACACACTGCGAGTGGTCGAGAGCTGCCCCAGGCGACGGAACACACTGCGAGTGGTCGAGAGCTGCCCCAGGCGACGGAACACAGTGCGAGTGGTCGAGAGCTGCCCCAGGCGACGGAACACACTGCGAGTGGTCGAGAGCTGCCCCAGGCGACGGAACACACTGCGAGTGGTCGAGAGCTGCCCCGGGCGACGGAACACACTGCGAGTGGTCGAGAGCTGCCCCAGGCGACGGAACACACTGCGAGTGGTCGAGAGCTGCCCCAGGCGACGGAACACACTGCGAGTGGTCGAGAGCTGCCCCAGGCGACGGAACACAGTGCGAGTGGTCGAGAGCTGCCCCAGGCGACGGAACACACTGCGAGTGGTCGAGAGCTGCCCCGGGCGACGGAACACACTGCGAGTGGTCGAGAGCTGCCCCAGGCGACGGAACACACTGCGAGTGGTCGAGAGCTGCCCCAGGCGACGGAACACACTGCGAGTGGTCGAGAGCTGCCCCAGGCGACGGAACACACTGCGAGTGGTCGAGAGCAGCCCCAGGCGACGGAACACACTGCGAGTGGTCGAGAGCTGCCCCGGGCGACGGAACACACTGCGAGTGGTCGAGAGCAgccccttaccttaccttgaggctaccttgaggtgcttccggggcttagtgtccccgcggcccggtcgtcgaccaggcctcctggttgctggactgatcaaccaggctgttagacgcggctgctcgcagcctgacgtatgagtcacagcctggttgatcaggtatcctttggaggtgcttatccagttctctcttgaacactgtgaggggtcggccagttatgtcccttatgtgtagtggaagcgtgttgaacagtctcgggcctctgatgttgatagttctctcttgaacactgtgaggggtcggccagttatgccccttatgtgtagtggaagcgtgttgaacagtctcgggcctctgatgttgatagagttctctctcagagtacctgttgcacctctgcttttcaacgggggtattctgcacatcctgccatgtcttctggtctcatgtggtgttatttctgtgtgcaggtttgggaccagcccctcaattattttccacgtgtaaattattatgtatctctcccgcctgcgctcaagggagtacagatttaggctctttagtcggtcccagtaatttagatgttttactgagtggattctagcagtaaaggatctctgcacgctctctaggtcagcaatttctccagctttgaaaggtgctgtcattgtgcagcagtactccactctagagagcacaagcgttttgaaaagtatcatcatcggtatagcatctctagtgtgaaaagttcttgttatccaacctgtcatttttcttgcagttgtgacggctactttattgtgttctttaaaggtaaggtcttccgacatgagtacacccaggtcctttacattgtcttttcgttctatgttatgatttgcctgagttttgtacgtggtttctgtttttatattttcaatttttccgtagcgcatgagctgaaacttatcctcgttgaatatcatattattttctgtagcccatagaaagacctgatctacatctgattggaggtttgccgtgtcctctatgttgccaactctcatgaaaatcctagtgtcatctgcaaaggatgatacagtgctataggttgtgttctggtctatgtccgatatgaggatgagaaaaagtactggagcaagcacagtaccctgggggactgagctcttcacggttgatgggctggattttattttgttgactattacacattgggttctgtcagtcaggaaattgtagatccatctgcctattttcccggtaattccttttgaacgcattttatgtgcaataacaccatggtcacatttatcaaaagcttttgcgaaatctgtgtaaattacatcagcgttttgtttgtcttccatagcatctaatgccatatcatagtggtccagcaactgcgacaggcaagagcgccctgttctgaaaccatgttgtccggggttatggagatgctgtgattccatgtattttgtgatcttacttcttagcactctctcaaaaatttttataatgtgcgatgttagtgctatcggtctgtaattttttgcctctgccttatttcctcctttatggagtggtgctatctctgctgtttttagtatgtcaggaataacgccagtatctaggctttgtctccacagaatgtgaagggcctgcgatagtggttttttacagttcttgatgaatatggagttccaagaatccgggcctggtgcagagtgcataggcatactgtttatggcttcttcaaaatctagtggggatagggcgacgtctgatatgtgatttgatgttggtatcatatccatgaaaaattcatttgggttatcaatctttagtgcgtttaatggctcgctgaaaacagagtcgtactgcttcctcagtaactcgctcatttctttgttgtcatctgtgaaagttccatctccctttcgcaggggcccgatactagatgtggtttttgatcttgattttgcataggagaaaaaatatttcggatttctctctatttcactgatggccttttgctctctttgcctctcctgggttttgtatgattcttgtagcttgagttcaattgtttctatttctctacctaaccttcttcgccgttcttgagatagggtgcgactctcaagttgttccgcgattcgttttcttcgcctatatagggaacgacgttcccgttccaatctgcatctctttctcttttttcttaggggtatgcggtttgaacatatttctagtgctactgagcttattttttccaggcactggttcaggtttgcatttcctagctgttcttcccagtttatttctgtgaagtcctggtttatttgctcccagtttatccgtttattattgaagttgaatttgctgaaatctcctccaatgggaatctggactggttttgaaggtccattccccatggttgtcagaacttcaattaagttgtgatctgagtaacaggtatttgtaatcattatgttcccgatcaactcatcattattagtgaaaatgaggtccagcgtgttctccttcctagttggttctactatttgctggtttaaggcaaacctatcgcacatccgtagcaggtcatttgcatgtgcctgctcatttaggctacttcctggtattctttctgatattactgtattagccaggtgcttccatttcaggtgccgtaggttgaagtccccaagcaggatgatgttcggagctggatttgtgaggttttccaagcagtgctctattttcattagttggtctttaaactgctgagggtttgcctccggtgacttatatacaaggacaacaactacatttaggatctctattttgactatcagcacttccaccatatcatttgaggtgtttagcagctcagtacagatgagtgtgtctttgatgtagaggctgaccccaccctgaagccggtgtttcctatcacatatgaagagattgtattctgggatccatatttcaccatcaaggtagtcctttgtgtgagtttccgttagggctgcaaacactgcatttgccttatgaaggagaccatctataaaatgaactttgttggatttgcgtgtttttataccctggatgttggcaaatataaatgatgttatcgtgttagtggaagtgctggatgctttaattggtgttaatatctgaggctctggtaaggaggccactgtgtttgcgtcctctctagcatttgaccgagttggtggtagagtctggtcatttttagccattcttctcctcctcctcttgctaaaaaattatcccggttgatggagtagtggctgttttcatagtggtagtctgtcggttttattcgcctggtacctcttatatgaaaagctgggcattcagcattgaagcactctttcctgtccaaagagttcttgcaaatttctgggtgaaagaattcacagcttttggtacatttacctgtattgaggaggtttctgcactttctagggtgatcgtgtgtacatgttccatttattcttcccgattccccatgcttacaggtagcccatctgtaataccaacagattttggggccttgttttgtttgtttccctctgccagggaccgcactctgctgcggcgcccccgacactgtgccctgctccggtgcctgtgacactgtgccctgctccggtgcctgtgacactgtgccctgctccggtgcctgtgacaccgcgctctgctccggtgcctgtgacaccgcgctctgctccggtgcctgtgacaccgcgctctgctccggtgcctgcgacaccgcgctctgctccggtgcctgcgacaccgcgctctgctccggtgcctgcgacaccgcgctctgctccggtgcctgcgacaccgcgctctgctcaggggtccccgactccgtgccctgctcaggcatccccgactccgtgccctgctcaggcatccccgactccgcgccctgctcaggcatccccgactccgtgccctgctcaggcatccccgactccgcgccctgctcaggcatccccgactccgtgccctgctcaggcatccccgactccgcgccctgctcaggcgccgctgccacagagctctgtgctacagctggttgtaccttggtgtcaagtacagtttgtttgaagacattagaaattgctatgcaggcattaattagtatttctctgttttcggcgggagttttatccaggatttccatcaatttcaaaaaagttacatcatcctttttgcagagccagtacacagagtggtcactgggaccatttctccttgaattgttagtcatgttggcacattttttgtgtatggctgctgaacagagttggcattgaaagctctgttggtaatctaccttcatgttgcattctatgcacgtttttatcaaagccatttttttgaacacttctgttcagtggtgatggtcttacaaggtggggtgttgaccggtgggggagttgaccgcgggtgctggccgtgggagctggccgtaggtgtttaccaacttgagataggcctggaagaggctgtatggacggccagtgttgctaccacgtgtcgcactcttactttgttttgttcacttgttagattacattacttacATGCCCCAGGCGACGGAACACACTGCGAGTGGTCGAGAGCTGCCCCAGGCGACGGAACACACTGCGAGTGGTCGAGAGCTGCCCCAGGCGACGGAACACACTGCGAGTGGTCGAGAGCTGCCCCGGGCGACGGAACACACTGCGAGTGGTCGAGAGCTGCCCCAGGCGACGGAACACACTGCGAGTGGTCGAGAGCTGCCCCAGGCGACGGAACACACTGCGAGTGGTCGAGAGCTGCCCCAGGCGACGGAACACACTGCGAGTGGTCGAGAGCTGCCCCAGGCGACGGAACACACTGCGAGTGGTCGAGAGCTGCCCCAGGCGACGGAACACACTGCGAGTGGTCGAGAGCAGCCCCAGGCGACGGAACACACTGCGAGTGGTCGAGAGCAGCCCCAGGCGACGGAACACACTGCGAGTGGTCGAGAGCTGCCCCGGGCGACGGAACACACTGCGAGTGGTCGAGAGCAGCCCCAGGCGACGGAACACACTGCGAGTGGTCGAGAGCTGCCCCAGGCGACGGAACACACTGCGAGTGGTCGAGAGCAGCCCCAGGCGACGGAACACACTGCGAGTGGTCGAGAGCTGCCCCGGGCGACGGAACACACTGCGAGTGGTCGAGAGCTGCCCCAGGCGACGGAACACACTGCGAGTGGTCGAGAGCTGCCCCAGGCGACGGAACACACTGCGAGTGGTCGAGAGCTGCCCCAGGCGACGGAACACACTGCGAGTGGTCGAGAGCTGCCCCGGGCGACGGAACACACTGCGAGTGGTCGAGAGCTGCCCCGGGCGACGGAACACACTGCGAGTGGTCGAGAGCTGCCCCAGGCGACGGAACACACTGCGAGTGGTCGAGAGCTGCCCCAGGCGACGGAACACACTGCGAGTGGTCGAGAGCTGCCCCAGGCGACGGAACACACTGCGAGTGGTCGAGAGCTGCCCCAGGCGACGGAACACACTGCGAGTGGTCGAGAGCT
This genomic window contains:
- the LOC138364813 gene encoding telomeric repeat-binding factor 2-like: MRTIKSIPTDEEPEDSSYVRERVTCLREAASGRELPRATEHTASGRELPRATEHTASGRELPRATEHTASGRELPRATEHTASGRELPRATEHTASGRELPRATEHTASGRELPRATEHTASGRELPRATEHTASGRELPRATEHTASGRELPRATEHTASGRELPRATEHTASGRELPRATEHSASGRELPQATEHTASGRELPRATEHSASGRELPRATEHTASGRELPRATEHSASGRELPQATEHTASGRELPQATEHSASGRELPRATEHTASGRELPQATEHTASGRELPQATEHSASGRELPQATEHTASGRELPQATEHTASGRELPRATEHTASGRELPQATEHTASGRELPQATEHTASGRELPQATEHSASGRELPQATEHTASGRELPRATEHTASGRELPQATEHTASGRELPQATEHTASGRELPQATEHTASGREQPQATEHTASGRELPRATEHTASGREQPLTLP